GGCAAGGCCGATATCGCCGGCGCGCTCACCGCCCTGCCCGCGCAGTTGCGCGAAAGCTGGAACGCCGACTGGTCCGCGTTGACCGACGGCCTGGTCGATGCGCACAACCTGTTCGTGGTGGGCCGCGGGTTCGGCTTCGCGGGCGCGCTCGAGGCCGCGCTCAAGTTCAAGGAAACCTGCGGGCTGCACGCCGAGGCCTTCAGCGCCGCCGAGGTCAAGCATGGCCCGATGGCGCTCGTCGGTCCCGATTTCCCCGTGCTGTTCTTCGCGCAGAACGACGACACCCTGCCCGGGGTGCTCGACGTGGCCGCCGAATTCCGCAAGCGTGGCGCCCGCGTATGGGTGGCCGCGCCCGGCGCCCGGGGCGAAGACATCCTGCCGCTGGTCGCCACCGCCCCCATCGCGGCGCCGCTGCTCACCGTGCAGAGTTTCTACCGGGCCACCGCAGCGCTCGCGCTCAAGCGCGGCTTCGATCCCGACGTCCCGCCGCACCTGAACAAGGTGACGGAAACGGTCTGACGCGGGCTCCGGCGCAACGATCCATCCTCCAAGGACTTCCCATGACCATCGCCCTCGTCAACGGCCGGGTACTCACCGACAACGGATTCCAGGGCGGCTTCGCCGTGCTGGTGGACGGCGACACGATCACCGGCCTCGCCCTGCACTCCGATCCCCGCGTGCGCGCGGCGGAACGGCACGACCTGGGCGGCCGCACGCTGCTGCCGGGTTTCATCGACTGCCAGGTCAACGGCGGCGGCGGCGTGCTGTTCAACGACGCGCCTACCGTCGGCACCATCCGCACCATCGGCGAAGCGCACGCGAGGTTCGGCACCACCGGGTTCCTGCCGACGCTGATCAGCGACGACGCCGAGGTGATGGCGAAGGCCATCGATGCGGTGAACGACGCCGTGGCGCAGGGCGTGCCGGGCGTGCTCGGCATCCATCTGGAAGGTCCGTTCATCGCGCCCGAGCGCAAGGGCGTGCACGACGCGGCCAAGTTCCGCATCGCCGATGCCGACGACATCGCGATGGTGGCGCGCCGCCATGGCGGCGTCACCCTGCTCACGCTCGCGCCCGAGCGCGCCAACCCCGAGGTACTTCGCCAGTTGATCGACAACGGCGTGATCGTCTGCGCCGGCCACACCGCGGCCAACTACGAGGTCACGCGCGACGCGCTGGCGATGGGCGTGCGCGGCTTCACCCACCTGTTCAACGCGATGACGCCGTTCACCAGCCGCGAACCCGGCGTCGTCGGCGCGGCGCTGGAAGACGCGGCGAGCTGGTGCGGGCTGATCGTCGACGGCCATCACGTGCATCCGGCCGCCCTGCGCGTGGCCATCGCCGCCAAGGCACCGCACAAGATGATGCTGGTCACCGACGCCATGCCGCCGGTCGGCTCGGAAAACCCGAACTTCGTGCTCAAGGGCGAAACCATCACCGCCCGCGACGGCGTCTGCCAGACCGCCGACGGCACGCTGGCCGGTTCGGCGCTGGACATGGCCGGTGCCGTGCGCAACACCGTGAACATGGTCGGCGTCGCGTACGACGAAGCGGCACGCATGGCGTCGACCTATCCGGCCGCGTTCCTCGGCCTCGACGGTACGCACGGGCGCATCGCCGCGGGATGCCGGGCCGACTTCGTGGTGATGGATGACGCCTACGCCGTGGGCGAGACGTGGATCGGCGGCAGGCGGGTGTTCGTCGCCGCCTGACCGCTTCGCTTCACACAAAAAAAGCCGGCGACTCCGCGCCGGCTCGAGTACAGGGGAGATGAGAGAAGGCCGTCCGGATACGCTGCCCGGACGGCCGTGCGGGGGAACTTAAAGCGAGAAGTCGTAGCGCACGCCGAACCGGAAATAACGCGGCGACTGGAACGCGATCGGGCGGCGGTAATCCGGGTTCACCGCCGGCAGTCCGTTGGCGTCGACCGTATCCAGCTCGCCGGTGTCCACCTGGCCCACCACGCGCTGCTTGCCCGCCACGTTGAACACGGCGGCGGTGAAAGCCAGCGGCTGCTCGGCCCCGGCCCACATCGGACGGTATTCGGCGTTGAGGTCGAGGCTCCACGTCCACGGCAGGCGGCCACGCGAACCGCGGGGCGCCGGCTGGAAGCCGCACTCGAAATACGACGCGCCGTACTGGATGGCATCGACCGGATCCTGGCCCAGGCAGTTCTTCGGACGGCCGGTGGCCATCGCGACGTTGGCGCCGACCAGCCACTCGGGGCTGGCCTGCCAGTAGCCGTAGGCCTTCAACTGGTGCGTACGGTCGTTCGGCAGCGGGCCGTTCGAGTACTGCATGATTTCCGGCGCATCCCAGTCCTGCGTCACCGACGGGTCGAGCTGGCCGATGTCGGACTTCAGCTGGCCCTCGGAGTTGCCGTAGCTGCGCGAGAACGTGTAATCGACGCGACCGTACCAGTTGTCGGCCAGCTGGTGCTCCAGGTACAGCTCCAGCGAGTAGTACTTGCGCTTGAGGTCGGGGAACGCCACGCCGGCGGGCGAGGTGAAGTCGTCCTTGGTGAGATGGAACGGCACCAGCGTGCCGTTGCCGTCCACGTCGACGTTGAACGTATTCGACTCGCCGGGGTTGAACAGGTAACAGCCGGGGATCGACGCGTTGCTGATGTCGATGCCGTTGCGCGCCGCGTACTTCTCGAAGGGGCGGCTGTCGCAGAAGTCGTCGATCGAGCTCCTCAGCTTGCGGTACGTGGCCTTGGCGCCGAAGCTCCAGTTGGCGCCGAGCGCCTTGTCGAAACCGAGGATGTACTCGTCCTGGTAGTAGGCCTTGATGCCGACTGCCGCGATGGTCTTCGGGTTGAGCGGCGTGCCGTCCTCGCCGTTGAGGTACGCGCGCGTGCCGATCTGGACCGGGTCCGCCGGTGCCCCGGTGACGGGATCGATTTGCGTATAGGTGTAGTACTCCGAGTAATACGTGGACGCCGATGCGCCGCGGATGGCCACGTTGGACGGAATCGCCAGGTGATAGCGGCCCGCGTTGGCGTACAGCTTGAACGTGGAATCGCCGAAGACGTCCCAGGTGACGCCCAGGCGCGGGGCGAGCTGGTGGCGCTGCTTGACGTACGTTTCGCCGTCGCCGTTGATGTTCTTGAACTGCTCGTTGCGCAGGCCGATGGACGCCATCCAGCGGTCGGTGATCTGCCACTTGTCTTCGATGAACTGGGCTTCCTGCTCCACCTTCACGTTGGCGCCGGTCTGGAACAGGCGCTTCTGCGCGAAGTAGTCGACGCCCGGCGGCACGACGATGCCGCGGCTGGGGATGTCGCCGGCGGCGGCATAGATCCAGCGATAGCCACCCTCGTAGATGTTGCCCGAGTAGGACTCCAGCGTCTGGTTGTCGACGCCGGCACGCAGGTCGTGGTCGCCCACGTGGTATTCCACGTCGAGGCGCCAGCCCTTGGTCTTGTCCTTCGCGCCGTCGCCGAGCACCGTGCCGTTGACGAGACCGCAGCCGACGATCTTCTCGCCGGCCGGGATGCCTTCGCGGTTGTCCAGGATCCACGGGCAGTTCGGCGAACCGGCGTAGTTGAGGTTGCGCTCGTGGCGGGTGTAGCTGTGGCCGTAGAGCGCGTTGACGGTGAGTTCGTCGGTGAGGTAACCGGTGTACTTGCCGATGTAGACGTCGCCGCCCGGCGCCGAACCCGCGCCCGCGTCGAAGTTCTTCAGGTTGTCGGTGCCCAGGTACTGCGCGCGGCTGCCGGTGGCGTAGTCATACGCATACACGCTGCGCTCGATATTGGACTTGTCGCCGAGGCCGGTGACTTCGAGCAGGTGGTTGTCGGTGATGTTCCAGTCGATCTTGGCCATCCACTTGGTGGCCTTGGATTCCTGGTTGGTGCGCTGCGCGGTGACGCTGTTCGAAGTATTGGTGAGGTTGGAGCGGGTGAAGTCGCCGGCGGCGAACAGGAACAGCTTGTCCTTGATCAGCGGGCCGCTGATGTAACCGGTGTACTGCGTGTCGCCGCTCTTGTTCTCTTCGCGGTACTGGTACAGCTCGCCGTTGGTGCGATAGATGTTCTTCGGGTTCTGGCGCAGGCCCTTGGGCGTGACGTACAGCCCGAAGCCGGCCTTCCATTCGTTGCCGCCGCGCTTGGTCACGATGTTGATCACGCCGCCGGTGGAACGGCCGTACTCGGCGCCGTAGCCGCCGGTGTAGATCTGCTGCTGGTCGATGGCGTCGAACGGCAGGCTGGTGAAGCCCAGGCCGGTGAGCGCATTGGTGACCGCGTAGCCGTTGATGTAGTACTGGTTTTCCGAGGCCGACGAGCCGCCGAACGAGGCCACGTTGCCGTAGCGGGAATCGCCCGACACCACGCCGGGCGCAAGAAGCGCGGCGGCGGTGACGTCGCGCGCCAGCGGGATCTTCTGCAATTGCTGCGAGGTGAGCACGGTGCGCGAGTCGACCGACGAGACGTCGATGGCCGGCAAAGCATTGCCGGTGACCTGCACGCCTTCGAGGGTCTGGGCCGAGGCCGTGGTCGCGGCGGTCGCGCCGGCGAAGGAGACGTCGACGCCGCCGCCGATGTTCACCTGCACGTTGTCGCGGGTTTCCACCGTCTGGCCGCCGCGCTCGAGCGTGACCTTGTAACGGCCGATCGGCAGCGAGGGCACGCGGTAGCGGCCTTCGGCGTCGACGCCGGTGTCGCGGGCGAAGCCGGTATCGAGATTTTCCAGGTGCACCGTGGCGCCCTCCGGCTGCGCGACACGGCCGAAGACCACGCCCGAGGCGTTGGACTGCGCGAAGACGGAACCGCTGGCGAAACAGAGCGCCAGGGCGACACAGAGGGTGGAACGGCGCGGCACGCGGCCGCCGGACTGGATGCGAAGCATGATGTGACCTCCCCGAAGTGAACCGCAAACGAGCCCTTCCACGGCGTGGCCGGACCCAACGTTTCAATCGACGCCGCCACACCCGCCCGGTATCTCTCCGGCTCGCGCGCCCCTGTCAACGCAATATCTTGCGTCCGACAGCATCCCTTTCCGTGTACTCGCAAATGTTTGCGAATGTCAAGCTCTCGTTAGAAATTCGTGACTTGGGCCTCGCCGGGGACTAAAGTGGCGCCCGTTCGGGTGTCCCGACCGGCGTTCGGCCGGCGGGATGAAACGGGAAGCCGGTGCGCCGCTTGGGCGGCAAGGCCGGCACTGCCCCCGCAACGGTAAGCGCAGGGAGGGGAAGCCCTCCTCGGACCGGCCATCGGCCACTGCCCTCGCGGGCGGGAAGGCGCCGGTCACGAGCCACGAGCGGTGGCGACGCGCGAGTCCGGAGACCGGCCCGAGTGGACGCCTCTTCTGAGAAACCTCTCAGGGGAGCGTTTCCTGTTTCGGACGATTCGCGGCGGGCGGATCCGGACAGCCCGGCGGCTTCGTCCGCGTGTGCCGTTCGCCCTCCTCCGCCACGACGTCCATCGCATCGTGATCGAGGAATCCGTTCCATGAAGAAGACCCTGCTCGCGGCGGCCCTGCTGTCGTCGCTTCCCGTCGTCGCCCACGCGGACGAGGCCGACCGGCTCGACCCCGTAGTGGTAACGGCCAACCGCGCGCCCACCCCGGCCGACGAGGTACTCGCCTCGGTCACCGTGATCTCCCGCGAAGACATCGAGCGCATGCAGCCGGTGAGCGTGCAGGATCTCCTCACCGGCTTGCCCGGCGTGGTGATGTCCAACACCGGCGGCATCGGCCAGCAGACCTCGCTGTTCATGCGCGGCACCAACAGCGCGCACACCCTGGTGCTGCTCGACGGCGTGCGGGTGGGCACGGTGGGCGCCGGCCTGCCCGCGTACGAACAGTTGCCCGTCGAGCAGATCGACCGTATCGAGGTGGTGCGAGGCCCCCGCTCGAGCCTCTACGGTTCGGACGCCATCGGCGGCGTGATCCAGATCTTCACCCGCCACGGCGAGGCCGGACAGGCACCGACCCCGACGGTGTCGGTGACCGGCGGAAGCCACGGTTATACGGCGGGCCAGGTCGGCGTCTCCGGCGGTACGCGGCACGGCTGGTACAACGCCAGCCTGGGCGGCCAGTACACCGCCGGCATCAACGCCTGCCGCGTCGGCGCGGGGGACGTCTTCAAGGGCTGCTTCACCAACGAACCCGACCACGATGCCTCGCGTACCTACAATGGCGCGCTCTCGGGTGGCTACCGTTGGGACGACGGCACCGAACTGACCGGCAGCTGGCTGCGCAGCAAGGGCGACATCGAGTACGACGGCGATTTCCAGAACCTCACCCGCCGATCGCAACAGGTGGCCGGCGCGAAGTTGGCGTTCGCCGTCATGAGCGCATGGCGCATGTCGGTCAGCCTGGGCCAGAACCAGGACCGGGCCGACAACTACCTCAACGGCACCGGCAAGATCGTCCTCGACCCGGTCACCTTCGAAACGATCGCGGTCGACCCGGACAAGTACCGCGTCGGCTACCTGTATTCGAAGCGCAACCAGGCCTCCTGGCAGAACGACATCGCCCTCGCCACGGGCCAGACGCTGAGCGCCGGCATCGACTTCCAGCAGGAAAAACTGCGCAGCGATACCGATTACCTCAAGGACAAGCGCAACAATACCGGCGTTTTCGCGCTCTACCAGGGCGTGTTCGGCCCGCACGAGATCCAGCTGTCGGCCCGCCACGACCACAACGAGCAGTTCGGCAACCACGACACCGGATCGGCCGCCTACGGCTTCTCGTTCGGCGAAGGCATGAAGGTCACCGCGTCGTACGGCAGCGCGTTCCACGCGCCCACGTTCAACGACGAGTTCTATCCCTACGGCGCGCCGGTCGACCTCAAGCCGGAGACCTCGCGCACGGCCGAGATCGGCTTGTCGGCCCACCGGGGCGTGTGGAACTGGGCCGTCAACGCCTACCAGACCAAGGTGGACGACCTGATCGGCTACGACGCAAACTTCATCCCGATCAACGTGAGCCAGGCACGCATCCGCGGGCTCGAAGGCCAGGTCGGTGCCGACGTCGACGGCTGGCACCTGCGCGGCTACGCCACGCTCCAGCAGCCGAAGAACCGCGACGACGGTGTCGAACGCGACAACCTGCTGGCCCGGCGCCCCGAGCGCACCGCCCGCGTGGACGTGGACAAGGACGTCGGTCCGTTCACCGTCGGCGGTTCGGTCTACGCGGCCGGATACAGCTACGACGATGCGGCCAACACCGAGCGCCTGGGCGGTTACGCCACCGCCGACCTGCGCGCCACCTGGCACGTGGACCGCGACTGGAGCGTGCAGGGGCGAGTGGCGAACGTGGGCGACAGGCGTTACGAGACCGCTGCCTATTACAACCAGCTCGGTCGGACGTATTACCTCACCGTGCGCTTTTCGCCCTCGCGCTGAATGATCGCGGACAGGGTCCGCTCCCACCCTTCGGCAGGAAGGTAGCTACTGAAGGGTGGGAGCGGACGCTGTCCGCGATGCCAGGCGAAGCGATGCGTCAGAACTGAACAAACACCAGGCCCCTGCCTTCCGGCAGGGGCCTGACCATAGGCACACGCGACGGAACGGTGCCTTGGCGGATAAAGTCCGCGGGCGCGGGGAGGGTTTCCCCGCGATCACAGGGAGTCACGTGAACTTCTTCGCACCATTCATCCGCCGGCCGATCGGCACGTCGCTGCTGGCGGCAGGCCTCCTGCTGGCCGGTACGCTGGCCTACCGGTTGCTCGGCGTCGCCGCGCTGCCGTCCATCGACGTGCCGGCCGTGGCGGTGTTCGCCCAGTTGCCGGGCGCCAACGCGCAGACGATGGCATCGACCGTCATCGCCCCCCTGGAGCGCCACCTCGGCCGCATCCCCGGGGTGGACGAGATGTATTCCAGCAGCAACGACTCCAGCGGCTTCGTGCGCGTGCGCTTCAACATGGCCCGCAACACGGACGCCGCCGCGCGCGACGTGCAGGCCGCGATCAACGCCTCGCTGGCCGACCTGCCGCCCATGCCGGCGCCGCCCCAGTACTTCAAGTTCGACACCAGCCAGATCCCGGTGCTGCTGGTGACGCTCACCTCCAAGACGATGCCGCCCGACCGGCTCTACGACATCGTCGACACCCAGATGAAGCCCGCCGTGGCGCAGATTCCCGGCGTGGCGCGCGTGCAGGTGTTCGGCGGCACGCCGCATGCCGTGCGCATCGAGCTGGACACCCGCGCGCTGGCCGCCAAGGGACTCACCGCCAACGACGTCGGCAACGCGCTGCGCGCGGCCAACGTCACCTCACCTCAGGGCCTGTTGAGCGACGGCAAGACGCAGATGACCGTCATCGCCAACGACGGCCTGCACGAACCGGAAGAGTTCGCCCGTATCCTCATCGCCTCGAAGAACGGCACGCCGGTGAGGCTGTCGGACATCGCCAAGGTCTACAGCGGCCAGCAGGACCAGTACCAGGCGGCGTGGTTCCAGGGCGAGCGCTCGGTGACGATGCAGATGAGCCGGCGCCCGGAGGCGAACGCCATCGCCACGGCCGAGGCCATCCGCGCGGCACTGCCGCGCTTCCGCAGCATGCTGCCCGCCGACGTGGAGATCACCCCGATCTTCGATCTCACGCAGACCACGCAGTCGGCGCTGCACGAGGTCAAGGTCGCGCTGCTCATCAGCATCCTGATGGTGGTGCTGGTGATGCTGGTGTTCCTGCGCCGCCTGGGCCCGACGCTCATCGCCACGCTCAGCGTGCCGCTGTCGCTGGCCGGCGCGTTCGTGGTGATGTGGACGCTCGGCTATACGCTCAACACGCTGTCGCTCATGGCGCTGGTGCTCTGCATCGGCTTCGTGGTGGACGATGCCATCGTGGTGATCGAGAACATCGTGCGCCACATGGAAAACGGTTCGGAGGCCATGCCCGCCTCGCTCGAAGGCGTGCGCGAAATCGGTTTCACGGTGATCTCGATCACCCTGTCGCTGGTGGCCGTGTTCGCGCCGCTGCTGTTCGGCAACAGCCTCATCACCAAGCTGCTGCGCGAGTTCTCGGTGACCCTGGCCGCAGCGGTGCTGATTTCCGCCGTGGTGTCGCTGACGCTGACGCCGGCGCTGTGCGCCTACTACCTCAAGCACGACGAACCGGGCCGCAAGCCCGGCCGGATGGAAGCGGCCCTGGAGCGCTTCGACAAGGGCTTCCTGCGCCTTTACCAGCGCGGACTCGACTGGGCCATGCACCATCGCCGCCTCATGCGCTGGCAGCCGTTGATCCTGCTCATCGCCACGGTCGGGCTGGCCATCGCGGTGGTGAAGACGGCGGGCGGCAACTTCATGCCCGAGGAAGACACCGGCATGCTGCAGGTGGAGGTCAACGCCGACGCCAACATCTCGCCGGAGGTACTCACCACGCGCCTGAAGCGCGTGGCCGAGATCATGCGGAAGGATCCCACCGTCGCCGACGTCACCGCCATCCTCGGCGGCGACAACGGCGGTGCCGTGGGCAGCAACGGCGTGATGTTCGTCGACCTCAAGCCGAAGGGCAGCGGGCCGGGCGAACGCAAGGAGTCGTTGAAATCCATCGTCGAGCGCCTGGGCAAGGAATACGACAAGCTGCCCGACGTGCAGGTATTCATGACGCCGATCCAGTTCCTGGGAGGCGGCGGCGGCAACAACAACCGGGGCCAGTATTCCTTCCAGCTGGTGAGCACCAGCGGCGAGGATCTGCAGCCCTGGACGCTCAAGCTCGTGCGCTACCTGCGCGGACTGAAGGAGTTCCGCGACGTCGGCAGCGACTTCGACGTGGTCGGCAAGCAGCAGATGCTCGAGGTGGACCGTAACGCCGCGGGCCGGCTCAACGTGAGCCTGGGCCTGATCGATACCGCGCTCTACGGCGCGTTCGGCCAGAGCCAGATCTCGGTGATCTACTCGGACATCAACCAGTACTGGGTGGTGCTCACCGCCGCCGCGGCCGAAACGCTCACCGCCGACGCGCTGCTCAACACGTACGTGAAGAGCAGTACGGGCAAGATGATCCCGCTGTCGGCCGTGGCGAAGATCGCGCCGCGTGCCGCACCCACCGCGGTCACCCACCAGAACCAACTCGAATCGGCCGACATCACCTATAACCTCGCGCCGAAGATCACGCCCGACAAGGCCACGCCGCTGGTGGAGCAGGCCGTGCGCGCGATCCACCTGCCCGAGGGCATCCGCATGGACGTCACCGGCACCAACCAGCGCATCCGTGACGCCCAGTCCAACGGCATGGTGCTGCTGATCGGCGCCATCCTCGCGGTATACATCGTGCTGGGCGTGCTCTACGAGAGCCTGATCCACCCGCTGACGATTCTCTCGACGCTGCCGGCCGCGGGGTGCGGCGCCTTCCTCGCGATGCTGGTCACGCAGACCCAGCTCACGCTGATGGCGATCATCTCGGTGCTGCTGCTCATCGGCATCGTGAAGAAGAACGCCATCCTCATGGTCGACTTCGCGCTGGTGGCCGAACGCGAACACGGCATGTCGCCCGTGGAGGCGATTCGCCAGGCCGCGCTGGTACGCTTCCGCCCGATCACGATGACCACCCTCGTGGCGATGGGCGCCGCGTTGCCGCTGGCGATCGGCTTCGGCGTGGGTTCGGAAATGCGCCGCCCGCTGGGCATCGCCATCGTCGGCGGCCTGCTCGTGTCGCAGTTGCTTACCCTGCTGAGCACGCCGGCCATCTACCTGTTCAACCACGATCGCAAGGAGCGCAAGGCACGCCGCAAGCATCGGCGCATGCTGCGCCGCCGCTACAAGCGCTGGCTGGCGATCCGCAAGGGCAGGAAGAAAAGGTAAAGG
This window of the Luteibacter aegosomatis genome carries:
- a CDS encoding SIS domain-containing protein, whose protein sequence is MSMTTSPQDTLMYREAHETADVVERQLQLNEAVVSALAERLRAHPPRMIITCARGSSDHAAMYAKYVFETQLGVVTASASPSVTSIYHADQHLDGALYVAVSQSGKSPDLVRNAEAAKKAGAYVVALVNVVDSPLADIADVVVPLHAGPEKSVAATKSYLGALFAILHIAARWSGKADIAGALTALPAQLRESWNADWSALTDGLVDAHNLFVVGRGFGFAGALEAALKFKETCGLHAEAFSAAEVKHGPMALVGPDFPVLFFAQNDDTLPGVLDVAAEFRKRGARVWVAAPGARGEDILPLVATAPIAAPLLTVQSFYRATAALALKRGFDPDVPPHLNKVTETV
- the nagA gene encoding N-acetylglucosamine-6-phosphate deacetylase, producing the protein MTIALVNGRVLTDNGFQGGFAVLVDGDTITGLALHSDPRVRAAERHDLGGRTLLPGFIDCQVNGGGGVLFNDAPTVGTIRTIGEAHARFGTTGFLPTLISDDAEVMAKAIDAVNDAVAQGVPGVLGIHLEGPFIAPERKGVHDAAKFRIADADDIAMVARRHGGVTLLTLAPERANPEVLRQLIDNGVIVCAGHTAANYEVTRDALAMGVRGFTHLFNAMTPFTSREPGVVGAALEDAASWCGLIVDGHHVHPAALRVAIAAKAPHKMMLVTDAMPPVGSENPNFVLKGETITARDGVCQTADGTLAGSALDMAGAVRNTVNMVGVAYDEAARMASTYPAAFLGLDGTHGRIAAGCRADFVVMDDAYAVGETWIGGRRVFVAA
- a CDS encoding TonB-dependent receptor, whose translation is MLRIQSGGRVPRRSTLCVALALCFASGSVFAQSNASGVVFGRVAQPEGATVHLENLDTGFARDTGVDAEGRYRVPSLPIGRYKVTLERGGQTVETRDNVQVNIGGGVDVSFAGATAATTASAQTLEGVQVTGNALPAIDVSSVDSRTVLTSQQLQKIPLARDVTAAALLAPGVVSGDSRYGNVASFGGSSASENQYYINGYAVTNALTGLGFTSLPFDAIDQQQIYTGGYGAEYGRSTGGVINIVTKRGGNEWKAGFGLYVTPKGLRQNPKNIYRTNGELYQYREENKSGDTQYTGYISGPLIKDKLFLFAAGDFTRSNLTNTSNSVTAQRTNQESKATKWMAKIDWNITDNHLLEVTGLGDKSNIERSVYAYDYATGSRAQYLGTDNLKNFDAGAGSAPGGDVYIGKYTGYLTDELTVNALYGHSYTRHERNLNYAGSPNCPWILDNREGIPAGEKIVGCGLVNGTVLGDGAKDKTKGWRLDVEYHVGDHDLRAGVDNQTLESYSGNIYEGGYRWIYAAAGDIPSRGIVVPPGVDYFAQKRLFQTGANVKVEQEAQFIEDKWQITDRWMASIGLRNEQFKNINGDGETYVKQRHQLAPRLGVTWDVFGDSTFKLYANAGRYHLAIPSNVAIRGASASTYYSEYYTYTQIDPVTGAPADPVQIGTRAYLNGEDGTPLNPKTIAAVGIKAYYQDEYILGFDKALGANWSFGAKATYRKLRSSIDDFCDSRPFEKYAARNGIDISNASIPGCYLFNPGESNTFNVDVDGNGTLVPFHLTKDDFTSPAGVAFPDLKRKYYSLELYLEHQLADNWYGRVDYTFSRSYGNSEGQLKSDIGQLDPSVTQDWDAPEIMQYSNGPLPNDRTHQLKAYGYWQASPEWLVGANVAMATGRPKNCLGQDPVDAIQYGASYFECGFQPAPRGSRGRLPWTWSLDLNAEYRPMWAGAEQPLAFTAAVFNVAGKQRVVGQVDTGELDTVDANGLPAVNPDYRRPIAFQSPRYFRFGVRYDFSL
- a CDS encoding TonB-dependent receptor domain-containing protein, producing the protein MKKTLLAAALLSSLPVVAHADEADRLDPVVVTANRAPTPADEVLASVTVISREDIERMQPVSVQDLLTGLPGVVMSNTGGIGQQTSLFMRGTNSAHTLVLLDGVRVGTVGAGLPAYEQLPVEQIDRIEVVRGPRSSLYGSDAIGGVIQIFTRHGEAGQAPTPTVSVTGGSHGYTAGQVGVSGGTRHGWYNASLGGQYTAGINACRVGAGDVFKGCFTNEPDHDASRTYNGALSGGYRWDDGTELTGSWLRSKGDIEYDGDFQNLTRRSQQVAGAKLAFAVMSAWRMSVSLGQNQDRADNYLNGTGKIVLDPVTFETIAVDPDKYRVGYLYSKRNQASWQNDIALATGQTLSAGIDFQQEKLRSDTDYLKDKRNNTGVFALYQGVFGPHEIQLSARHDHNEQFGNHDTGSAAYGFSFGEGMKVTASYGSAFHAPTFNDEFYPYGAPVDLKPETSRTAEIGLSAHRGVWNWAVNAYQTKVDDLIGYDANFIPINVSQARIRGLEGQVGADVDGWHLRGYATLQQPKNRDDGVERDNLLARRPERTARVDVDKDVGPFTVGGSVYAAGYSYDDAANTERLGGYATADLRATWHVDRDWSVQGRVANVGDRRYETAAYYNQLGRTYYLTVRFSPSR
- a CDS encoding efflux RND transporter permease subunit, producing MNFFAPFIRRPIGTSLLAAGLLLAGTLAYRLLGVAALPSIDVPAVAVFAQLPGANAQTMASTVIAPLERHLGRIPGVDEMYSSSNDSSGFVRVRFNMARNTDAAARDVQAAINASLADLPPMPAPPQYFKFDTSQIPVLLVTLTSKTMPPDRLYDIVDTQMKPAVAQIPGVARVQVFGGTPHAVRIELDTRALAAKGLTANDVGNALRAANVTSPQGLLSDGKTQMTVIANDGLHEPEEFARILIASKNGTPVRLSDIAKVYSGQQDQYQAAWFQGERSVTMQMSRRPEANAIATAEAIRAALPRFRSMLPADVEITPIFDLTQTTQSALHEVKVALLISILMVVLVMLVFLRRLGPTLIATLSVPLSLAGAFVVMWTLGYTLNTLSLMALVLCIGFVVDDAIVVIENIVRHMENGSEAMPASLEGVREIGFTVISITLSLVAVFAPLLFGNSLITKLLREFSVTLAAAVLISAVVSLTLTPALCAYYLKHDEPGRKPGRMEAALERFDKGFLRLYQRGLDWAMHHRRLMRWQPLILLIATVGLAIAVVKTAGGNFMPEEDTGMLQVEVNADANISPEVLTTRLKRVAEIMRKDPTVADVTAILGGDNGGAVGSNGVMFVDLKPKGSGPGERKESLKSIVERLGKEYDKLPDVQVFMTPIQFLGGGGGNNNRGQYSFQLVSTSGEDLQPWTLKLVRYLRGLKEFRDVGSDFDVVGKQQMLEVDRNAAGRLNVSLGLIDTALYGAFGQSQISVIYSDINQYWVVLTAAAAETLTADALLNTYVKSSTGKMIPLSAVAKIAPRAAPTAVTHQNQLESADITYNLAPKITPDKATPLVEQAVRAIHLPEGIRMDVTGTNQRIRDAQSNGMVLLIGAILAVYIVLGVLYESLIHPLTILSTLPAAGCGAFLAMLVTQTQLTLMAIISVLLLIGIVKKNAILMVDFALVAEREHGMSPVEAIRQAALVRFRPITMTTLVAMGAALPLAIGFGVGSEMRRPLGIAIVGGLLVSQLLTLLSTPAIYLFNHDRKERKARRKHRRMLRRRYKRWLAIRKGRKKR